GCCACCTTGCAGGCCCTGGCTCTCGACTACTACGCCACCCCGGAAACCTGGGCCGTGGCGCAATCCCTGGATCGCCTGCTGGTGGCCCACAACCGCTGGCTGCAGGCCAACGGCGGCGGCCAGCCGCTGCTCACCACCCTCACCGGCCTGGTGCTGCGCGGCCGCCGCTATACCCTGGCGCATGTCGGCGATTGCCGCGCCTACCGCCTGCGCAGCGGCGGCCTCGAGCGCCTCAGCGAAGACCATGTGTGGGAACAGCCGGGCATGCAGCATGTGCTTAAGCGCGCTCTCGGCCTCGACCAGCACCTGGTGGTGGATTACCGCGAAGGCGAGCTGCAGGAAAGCGACAGCTTCCTGCTGGTCAGTGACGGCGTGTGGTCGACCCTTGGCGACAACGGCATCCACAGCATGCTCAAGGACGAGAGCGACCCCGCCGCGGCCTGCCGCGCCCTGGTCAGCGCCGCCCACCTGGCCGGTAGCCAGGACAACGCCAGTGCCGTACTAGTGCAGATCCAGAACCTGCCGGACAACGACCTGGCCGACACCCTGGCGCAGATCCAGCAGTGGCCGCTGCCGCCCGTCCTGCGCGAAGGACAGAATTTCGAGGGCTGGCAGATCGAGCGGGTACTGGCCGAATCGCGCCAGTCGCTGGTCTACCGGGTGCGCGACAACCAGTCGCGACGCTGGCTGCTGAAAACCCTGCCGAGCAGCCGCCACGACGAGGAACAGGCCGCCCCCGCCCTGCTCCTCGAAGAATGGTTCCTGCGCCGCGTTGCCGGCCGCCACTTCCCCGAGGCCCATCCGCTGCCGCAGCGCCAGCACCTGTACTACGTGCAGCGCGAGCACCAGGGCCAGACCCTCGCCGAGCACCTGCGCCTGTCCGGCCCACTGGGCCTGCCGGAGTGGCTGGACATCGCCCCGCGCCTGCTCAAGGCCCTGGGCATGCTGCACCGGCGCAACATCCTGCATCGCGACATCAAGCCGGAAAACCTGCTGTGGTGCGATGACGGCGAGCTGCGCGTGCTCGACTTCGGCCTGGCCTACTGCCCCGGCCTGTCGCGCGACGAGAACCACAGCCTGCCCGGCACCCCCAGCTACATCGCCCCCGAGGCCTTCAGCGGCGGCAAGCCCAGCCCGCAGCAGGATCTCTACGCCGCTGGTGTCACTC
The window above is part of the Pseudomonas alcaligenes genome. Proteins encoded here:
- a CDS encoding bifunctional protein-serine/threonine kinase/phosphatase, which produces MALQLTFGEATATGPRAENQDAIRVVTPAPALAASKGFLFALADGVSQCADGGLAARATLQALALDYYATPETWAVAQSLDRLLVAHNRWLQANGGGQPLLTTLTGLVLRGRRYTLAHVGDCRAYRLRSGGLERLSEDHVWEQPGMQHVLKRALGLDQHLVVDYREGELQESDSFLLVSDGVWSTLGDNGIHSMLKDESDPAAACRALVSAAHLAGSQDNASAVLVQIQNLPDNDLADTLAQIQQWPLPPVLREGQNFEGWQIERVLAESRQSLVYRVRDNQSRRWLLKTLPSSRHDEEQAAPALLLEEWFLRRVAGRHFPEAHPLPQRQHLYYVQREHQGQTLAEHLRLSGPLGLPEWLDIAPRLLKALGMLHRRNILHRDIKPENLLWCDDGELRVLDFGLAYCPGLSRDENHSLPGTPSYIAPEAFSGGKPSPQQDLYAAGVTLYRLLTGHYPYGEIEAFQHPRFGKPAPPSRYRPDIPAWLDDCLLRAVAANPQERFETAEEWLLSLEQGERQALVIRPRPLLEREPLKVWRGVALTSLLVNLVLLVSLLH